The nucleotide window CCTGCGGGTGCCTGCAGGTGGGTGCAGCCGATGTAGCCCACGATCCTCTGCCCCTGCGCCGAGCCCAGCAGCAcctggggggacacgggacccTCAGCGGGGAAATCCggtgggagcaggcagcaccctgcctgctgccacacggctgggggaaaggaaggggggggtgtccccagctCACCTGGACGGCGAGCAGCCCCTTGGCGGCCAGGGCATCCTCGCGGGCGCCGTTGGGGAAGCCGTGGTACTGCACGGCTAGCAGAGGGTAGCGGCTGGCCAGGAAGAGCCCACTGTTGAGCACCTTCAGTTGGCCGCCCCACAGCCCGCGGGCACCCACCTCTGAGATGATGTGCGGGAAGGTGCCACCCAGCCACTGGCGCAGACAGGCAGCAGCGCCCGCCTCGAAGACCTCCTGCAGGCAGACGAAGTCGGCGTCTGCCGGGAAACGCTCGGACAACACCGCCAGCACAGGCTCGGCCGCCTCCGCCGGCACGCTGCCGGGCGGCTGCCACAGGGTGTTGAGGGTTCCGCCGTAGCTATTGGTCTCGCCGTGCCGCGGCTCAACGAGGCTGGCCCGGGCGCTGGGGGGGTCCGGTGGTGCCAGGGCAAGGTGGCGGGCGATGTAGGTGGCACGCTGCGGTGTCTGCCCCAGGTTGCTGAACTTGGCCAGGCCGCTGGGCAGCAGGCAGACGTTGGCGCTGATGAAGGTGAAGGACCGGCGCTGCCGTAGGTCCCACGGCTCCGCCGGCGCCGTACCTGCCGTGTACTGGTAGGCAAAGGGCCGTCGTGCCGCCTGCACcggcagccacagcagcagccccagcaaaGCCAGGGGCAGcgagagcagcagcagcgtgcTGTACGCCAGCCCGGCCAGTGCCTGACTGGTGCAGCCGCGGCACGACCCGCACCGCCTCTGCCGCTGCCGCCTCCGCTCGGCCGTCGTCTGCTGCAGGTCAAGGAGGCGGTTGATGACCCAGAAGCTGGGGGCCAGCAGCCCCGAGGCCAGACTGTCCAGGGCCACCAGCGCCCGGCTGGAGAAGGGGGACTCCCTCAGCAGCATGGCCAGGGGGGGCTGGGATGGCGGGGGGCCGGGCAGGGGGCTGAGGGGGATCGTGACgtccccctgctcctgcctgggagCTCCGGTGCTGCCGGCACGACCTGTGGGAGAGAGACCCCGGGTCAGTCAGGGGTGGTGGGGACAGTGCAGCCGGGagcgggacacccccccccccatcccatcccatcccggCCACCCCGGCCGAGCCGCCACCGTGGGAACTTCCCACGGCCAGGACCATCCCACGCGTCCCCGGGGATCGTCCCACGCATCCCAGGGCTCTGCTGGGAGCGGAGCGAAAGCACCTGCAGagtctgtgtgtgtgggggtggcAGGGCTGAAGTGGGGCTGCTGGCCCCCGCCATGTCCCTGCAGggtccctgggacccccaaagcCTCCTCAGGCAAGCACAGCTCGGGGGGAACCCTGGAGCCGGGACCCTGCACTGAGCCCGGTCCTGCCCGGTGGCCCCGGCACCAGCCGCCCTCGCCACCTGCACCGGCTCCCGTCCCCCGCCGTAGCCCCACGGCTGCTCATCCCCAGGACCACCCCGCAGCCGCCCGCTCACCTGCCCGCCAGGCTCGGGGTGGGGGTCAGGGGCTGCCGTCCCCCGCGTCGCCGTCCCCGGGAGCCCTGCCGGCTGCCGGCACGGCACCAGACTGAGCCATGGTGAGGTGAGCCCCGGTCAGGCCGGGACTGGCCTGCCTGGCCCGACGGGTTCCCCGGCACCTCCGTGCCCTGCAGCCGCGCCACGGGGCAGGAACCGGCTCCTCGGCCGGACACCTCACGCCGCCCgcccacctcctcctgccccttcaCCCGGGGCCCGGTGACTCCTGCCTGACTCCTGCCTGACTCCTGCCTGACTCTGCAGCCCCGTGCCATCAGACAGCCCAGCCATCCTGCCTTCCCGTGCCCAATCCCAGCATGGGATGGTGCCGGAcactggggatgctggggacactgggaacgctggggatgctggggacactggggtcactggggatgctggggtCACTGGGAACGCTGGGGTcgctggggacactggggatgctggggacactgggaatGCTGGGAatgctggggatgctggggtcactggggatgctggggacactggggtcactggggacactggggtcactggggatgctggggtCACTGGGAATGCTGGGGATGCTAGTGTCgctggggatgctggtgtcactggggATGTGGGCCATGGTGGGGCCTCAGGGTACCCTTGGCTGGGGGCCCGAGCCCCCTCTGGCCATGGGGCTGCCCCATGCTCGCCCACTGGACCGGAGCTCTCGGCTGTGGCTGCTCCAGCTCTGTCCCGTCCCCAGGTGCCAGCCGCGGCACAGGGAGCTGCTTGGGGCTGCGCTGGCTGGTGGTGTCCCCAGCCTGGCAAGCGGGGCCTTGGCTCCGTGCCCTCTCCTGCCATGGGGGTCCCCTGGGCAGGACCCCTGGGCAGGACCCCTGggcatcccccagctctgggacATGGCTGTGGGGCACGGTGCCCACCACGCCGTCCCCGGCTTAGCGCCCGGCTCTGCTCC belongs to Haliaeetus albicilla chromosome 3, bHalAlb1.1, whole genome shotgun sequence and includes:
- the LOC138684643 gene encoding sphingomyelin phosphodiesterase 5-like → MAPSAMGRGGRAGSTGAPRQEQGDVTIPLSPLPGPPPSQPPLAMLLRESPFSSRALVALDSLASGLLAPSFWVINRLLDLQQTTAERRRQRQRRCGSCRGCTSQALAGLAYSTLLLLSLPLALLGLLLWLPVQAARRPFAYQYTAGTAPAEPWDLRQRRSFTFISANVCLLPSGLAKFSNLGQTPQRATYIARHLALAPPDPPSARASLVEPRHGETNSYGGTLNTLWQPPGSVPAEAAEPVLAVLSERFPADADFVCLQEVFEAGAAACLRQWLGGTFPHIISEVGARGLWGGQLKVLNSGLFLASRYPLLAVQYHGFPNGAREDALAAKGLLAVQVLLGSAQGQRIVGYIGCTHLQAPAGDAAIRDAQLTLGLHWLQQFREAQEQRGDVVAFDVFCGDLNFDNCSRGDELNQRHRLFEVYQDPCRRGPGQDAPWAIGTLLNYLKIYEEPVSTPEKLKRTLSQPAGQQQYLAGPILSSGQPDPAAPGPWQGRRVDYVLYRQHHGTLPLQTEVAGVSFITQLATRSDHLPVALRLDVTPASP